A region of Diadema setosum chromosome 15, eeDiaSeto1, whole genome shotgun sequence DNA encodes the following proteins:
- the LOC140238870 gene encoding tubulin beta chain-like: MREIVHVQAGQCGNQIGAKFWEVISDEHGIDPTGTYHGDSDLQLERINVYYNEATGGKYVPRAVLVDLEPGTMDSVRSGPFGQIFRPDNFVFGQSGAGNNWAKGHYTEGAELVDSVLDVVRKESESCDCLQGFQLTHSLGGGTGSGMGTLLISKIREEYPDRIMTTFSVVPSPKVSDTVVEPYNATLSVHQLVENTDETFCIDNEALYDICFRTLKLTTPTYGDLNHLVSATMSGVTTCLRFPGQLNADLRKLAVNMVPFPRLHFFIPGFAPLTSRGSQQYRALTVPELTQQMFDAKNMMAACDPRHGRYLTVASMFRGRMSMKEVDEQMLNVQNKNSSYFVEWIPNNVKTAVCDIPPRGLKMAATFIGNSTAIQELFKRVSEQFTAMFRRKAFLHWYTGEGMDEMEFTEAESNMNDLVSEYQQYQDATAEEEGEFEEEEEDAEEA, encoded by the exons TTCTGGGAGGTGATCTCCGACGAGCACGGCATTGACCCGACTGGAACCTACCATGGCGACTCCGACCTCCAGCTAGAGCGAATCAACGTCTACTACAATGAGGCCACTGGAGGCAAGTACGTCCCTAGGGCGGTGCTCGTTGACCTCGAGCCCGGCACCATGGACTCCGTCCGGTCGGGACCCTTCGGTCAGATCTTCAGACCAGACAACTTCGTCTTCGGCCAGAGCGGAGCAGGCAACAACTGGGCTAAGGGGCACTACACGGAGGGAGCCGAGCTGGTCGACTCCGTGCTCGATGTCGTAAGGAAGGAATCGGAAAGCTGTGACTGCCTTCAG GGTTTCCAGCTCACACATTCTCTTGGAGGTGGCACTGGTTCCGGTATGGGCACACTGCTGATCAGCAAGATTCGTGAGGAATACCCCGATCGCATCATGACCACGTTTAGCGTGGTTCCCTCACCAAAGGTTTCGGACACTGTAGTTGAACCCTACAACGCCACCCTGTCAGTCCACCAACTGGTCGAGAACACTGATGAGACATTCTGCATCGACAACGAAGCCCTCTACGACATCTGCTTCAGGACCCTCAAGCTCACCACACCAACCTATGGTGACTTGAATCATCTGGTGTCTGCAACCATGAGTGGCGTTACCACCTGCCTCAGGTTCCCTGGACAGCTCAACGCTGATCTCCGCAAGCTGGCCGTCAACATGGTTCCCTTCCCTCGTCTGCATTTCTTCATTCCTGGCTTCGCTCCTCTGACCAGCCGTGGCAGCCAACAGTACCGCGCCCTCACCGTTCCCGAGCTGACTCAGCAGATGTTTGACGCCAAGAACATGATGGCAGCCTGCGATCCCCGCCACGGCCGCTACCTTACCGTTGCCTCCATGTTCCGTGGTCGTATGTCCATGAAGGAGGTCGACGAGCAGATGCTCAACGTCCAGAACAAGAACAGCAGCTACTTCGTTGAGTGGATCCCAAACAACGTCAAGACCGCCGTCTGTGACATCCCACCACGTGGtctcaaaatggccgccacctTCATTGGCAACAGCACCGCCATCCAGGAGCTCTTCAAGCGAGTCTCGGAACAGTTCACTGCCATGTTCCGACGAAAGGCTTTCCTCCACTGGTACACCGGTGAGGGCATGGACGAGATGGAGTTCACTGAGGCTGAGAGCAACATGAATGACTTGGTGTCCGAGTACCAGCAGTACCAGGACGCCACCGCCGAGGAGGAAGGAGAAttcgaggaggaggaggaagatgccGAGGAAGCCTAA